From the genome of Triticum aestivum cultivar Chinese Spring chromosome 3B, IWGSC CS RefSeq v2.1, whole genome shotgun sequence, one region includes:
- the LOC123071856 gene encoding uncharacterized protein, giving the protein MAEPAGAGAGAEATPLLPGLPDDISVWEILVRLPPKCVLRCRAVCPAWRRATSARGFLLAHHARQPAIPLLYGYNYASLDLLPLDYRAGVVAVDQLRSVARLAHDSYSLDDCFMLEACCDGLLALTAHYPPKLSICNPATRQYAPLPQLDGFKILGMYPHLPTGEYRLLLYPIPVEAQGGFYISTLGSGQPPRHIGFPEAKELRRSSVSVLFRGSLHWCIRNLMMAFDTTAESFRQDYEAEVWAFKYRVELPVAEIRVQFGKSDNYWNVVAVPWDGDVLLLVKFDDCLLQVDIHGKLVSSFRRRDLGPTNLQIKQTLVQHAFFPTLEGYVVNSSPLV; this is encoded by the exons ATGGCGGAGcccgcaggagcaggagcaggagcagaagCGACGCCTCTCCTCCCAGGCCTCCCGGACGACATCTCCGTCTGGGAGATCCTCGTCCGCCTGCCGCCCAAATGCGtcctccgctgccgcgccgtcTGCCCCGCGTGGCGCCGCGCCACCTCCGCCCGCGGCTTCCTCCTCGCCCACCACGCCCGCCAGCCCGCCATCCCCCTCCTCTACGGCTACAACTACGCGTCCCTGGACCTCCTCCCCTTGGACTACCGGGCAGGGGTCGTCGCCGTCGACCAGCTCCGGTCCGTCGCTCGACTTGCACACGACTCCTACAGCCTTGATGACTGCTTCATGCTCGAGGCATGCTGCGACGGCCTCCTCGCCCTTACTGCCCACTACCCGCCCAAGCTCTCCATCTGCAACCCGGCAACTCGTCAGTACGCTCCCCTTCCGCAGCTTGATGGCTTCAAGATCCTGGGGATGTACCCTCACCTCCCTACCGGCGAGTACCGACTACTGCTATACCCGATCCCCGTTGAAGCTCAAGGTGGCTTCTACATCTCCACATTGGGCTCAGGCCAGCCGCCGAGGCACATAGGGTTTCCTGAGGCCAAGGAACTGAGGCGCTCCTCCGTGTCTGTCCTGTTCCGTGGTAGCCTGCATTGGTGCATACGCAATCTGATGATGGCATTTGACACCACCGCTGAGTCGTTCCGGCAG GACTACGAAGCCGAGGTTTGGGCCTTCAAATACCGGGTTGAGTTGCCGGTCGCAGAGATCAGGGTGCAATTTGGAAAGTCTGACAATTATTGGAATGTGGTCGCCGTGCCTTGGGATGGCGATGTGCTCTTACTCGTCAAATTTGATGACTGTCTGCTTCAGGTTGACATTCATGGCAAGCTGGTTTCCAGTTTCCGTCGCAGAGACCTTGGTCCTACAAATCTTCAGATCAAGCAAACTCTTGTTCAACATGCCTTCTTTCCGACACTAGAGGGCTATGTTGTGAACTCTTCGCCTTTGGTCTGA